In Verrucomicrobiota bacterium, the genomic stretch GATCAGGAACAGCGTGTTGATACCGATCCGCATGGCAGCCCCGCTAGGCGTCTGTCTTCGGCGGCGCGTGACGCTTCCAGATCCGGTCCCACATCCCCAGGAGCGTGTAGGCGACGAGGATCCGCACGGTGAACCAGACGTGCAGCCAGTAATACAGTCGATGGCCACGTGAGTACTGCTTCGCCACGCGAAGCGACGCACGCTCGGCGCGTGCAAAGAGGTTGCTCGTCTTCGACGCCGGGTGCCACCGGAACGCCGCGAGATACTCGTCGACGATCACCGGCTCGTAGCGCTGCGCGATCCGCAGCCAATACTCGTAGTCGAACGCCCACTCGAGCGTCTCGTCGAGCAGACCAAGCTCCTCAAAGAGCTCGCGCTTGAGAAACACCGCCGGCTGCGAGATGAAATCGCACACGATCAGGTTCTTGCGGCTGTATCGCCGGATCCATGAGTTCTTGTATGCCGTCACGCCGCGCCGCACCTCGCGGTCGTTCTCGTCGACAATGCGGCACCGCCCGAAGCACCACTTCGCCTCGGGCGCGCGCTCGAACGCGGTGGCCACGCGCTCGAACGCGCCCGCCTCATACACGTCGTCACTATTGAGCCACCCGACGATGTCGCCCGTCGCGCGCCGGAAACCCTTGTTGATCGCGTCCACCTGACCCCGGTCCGGCCCGCTCACCCACTTGATCCCATCGCCGTAACGCCGCAACACGTCGAGCGTCCCGTCCGTCGAGCCGCCGTCGATGACCCAGTGCTCGACGTCG encodes the following:
- a CDS encoding glycosyltransferase, whose product is MIPRFSIVTPSFNQAAFIGRTIESVLGQGGGFDVEHWVIDGGSTDGTLDVLRRYGDGIKWVSGPDRGQVDAINKGFRRATGDIVGWLNSDDVYEAGAFERVATAFERAPEAKWCFGRCRIVDENDREVRRGVTAYKNSWIRRYSRKNLIVCDFISQPAVFLKRELFEELGLLDETLEWAFDYEYWLRIAQRYEPVIVDEYLAAFRWHPASKTSNLFARAERASLRVAKQYSRGHRLYYWLHVWFTVRILVAYTLLGMWDRIWKRHAPPKTDA